CTCTTTTACCTGCTTGGAGTTCCAACGAAGGTTTTGATGTTACCTATTCTTTATATAAAGATGGCCAAAAAGTAAAAGATTTCACTTATACACCGAGAAGGTCTGTTTTCTTATGGTTGTTTTCATTACCGGTGATTTGGGTAAATTTATTTACTGCTTCAGAAGAAGAAGTTTTTAAAGCGACCTCTTACCAATTCATCGAAGATGCAAAACCATATCTCAATGAACTTTAAGATTATAAAATTCATCATTGAATCGATATGAACACAGTTTTGGTTCCGCAATAGAATTCATTTTTTGGTTTGCTATTACGTTAGAAATTTGAAACCTTCACTAGAGAGAATTTTACATTTCTCTCTAGTGGTTTAAGTAATATATTTCCATGGTAAAAAAGAAAAAATATAATTCTCAGATCTCTTTGTGTCCTTGAATCATTAAGGAAGCAACTTCAGTAATCGCAAGTTGCCAATTTTCCTTTAGGTTTTGTGTCCACTCATCGCCTAACGACTCTTCCAATGTTTCCAATAGTACCATTCCCGTGTCTTGGTAATCCTCTTCACGGACACCATAGGATACATGACGTTTGCCTAGGTTGATTAATTCAGTCTTAATTTTTTGTAAAATGGCAAGCCTATCAATAGCATACTGAATCATACTTACTAATTTTTCACCTTGTTGGTCAAAATTTGTATTCGAAAAAAGATTTTTGAAATCAGGTCGCCTTTCTAATAATTTTTGATAGAACCTTGTATAAAACGGGCTCGAATTCCTTAATATCACATCAAAAGATTTCTGTAGAGAATAACAAAAATCATCTTTTTCAAATCCATCTACCTCATACAGAACTTGTCCGCGAGCATTACCGGGGGTCCCGATGAGCGCTAAAATCGTTACTGAATTTCAGATATTGCAATGTAGGTAAAATCAAACTTACTTAGAAGCCGAAATTAAACCAAACCCCATCCTTAATCGCAACCCCCGCAAACCCCCCGCCAATTGGCAGAATGCCTCCAATAAAGTGGTCATGGATGAAATAATTTCGCCCTACAGATGGAGGACTAGATATTCTATAAAATACAATGGTTCCATCAACATTTGGTACATGTGTAAAATTAGCACTTTCACCCTCATATTGAATCAAAAAAGCATTCTGACTTGCTGGATGTGAATGATTTTTTGGAGCATAAAGGTTCGGAAGGTCATTTGTAATTACTCGATTAATCATTGTTATGTTATCAGTAAGATTATTTACATCAAGGACTAATTTAGTCATTAAAGCGTTCAAGGCATTTGTGACAGACGATCGCGCGGATCCTACAAACGTAACAACAAGGTCTTCTAGTGAACCAATTTTAATTGATGGAGACAATAAGCTGTTTATGATTGAATTTGGACTTAGCTTTTCTGCATTCATGCGTCTCCAATTTCGGAGATCGGAAAGAATTGTAACGGTACCAGATATATTTCGAATTGCAGCTAGCTGAATATCTTCTGATCCTGCAGTTTCTAAGAAAAGGATCTCAAAAGCGTTGGATCTATAGTTTATCGCATAACCAGTGGAATCAAGATTACCTGAAGATGTTTCTTGAAACCTATGTCGAACAACTACGACGGAATCGGCCTCTGGCCTAGAAATCGGTAGGTTTTCTATATTAGTAAATTGGATTCTCCTACCTTCATTATCGTAAGCTACCAAAGCTGAAATATTTATTGAACCTGGCGATGCACCTGGTGTGAC
The DNA window shown above is from Leptospira brenneri and carries:
- a CDS encoding globin domain-containing protein — its product is MILRNSSPFYTRFYQKLLERRPDFKNLFSNTNFDQQGEKLVSMIQYAIDRLAILQKIKTELINLGKRHVSYGVREEDYQDTGMVLLETLEESLGDEWTQNLKENWQLAITEVASLMIQGHKEI